A segment of the Bacteroidetes Order II. bacterium genome:
TGAAGGCACGGCAAGCGCCACAGGGGTGGTGGTGCGCGATGTGCTGCCCACTGCCGTTTCGTATGTCAATTCTGTGGCCAGTCAAGGTTCTTATGACAACGGTACTGGCCTCTGGACGGTTGGAACCGTGGCTGTGGGTGCTACGCTCACCCTAACCATTACCGTGACCGTGAATTAATAACTTCCGCCGCTTCCCTCCGAGTCTCACCCCGTAGCCAGTAGGTTGCGGGGTGTTTTGGTTGTGCAGACATTGAAGCAATTATATCACTACGTTGCAAACTCCTGATATGGCACACTCCCAACCTGTCGGGTAGTATTTCTCCTAATTATTTAAGACGCATCGGTTCCTCTTTCCAATGGTGGATTTTTCTTCCACATAAGCGCAATCACAGATGGC
Coding sequences within it:
- a CDS encoding DUF11 domain-containing protein, whose translation is EGTASATGVVVRDVLPTAVSYVNSVASQGSYDNGTGLWTVGTVAVGATLTLTITVTVN